The proteins below are encoded in one region of Centropristis striata isolate RG_2023a ecotype Rhode Island chromosome 12, C.striata_1.0, whole genome shotgun sequence:
- the LOC131981588 gene encoding C-X-C motif chemokine 6-like: protein MSSIIKVFLLLAVVVCLSSAQLSDSGPQCLCQRVRNKVFSKSDIKDIQIYQATTFCGKVEIVVTNNSGLRYCLNPNLKAVKKLMASILKSKTSTTARPTEVTSTPSSSSSSSSTARN, encoded by the exons ATGTCCAGCATCATCAAAGTGTTTCTGCTCCTGGCTGTCGTGGTCTGCCTCTCCAGTGCCCAAc TCTCTGATTCAGGACCACAGTGTCTGTGTCAACGTGTCAGGAATAAAGTCTTCTCTAAGTCTGACATTAAGGACATCCAGATCTACCAAGCAACCACCTTCTGTGGCAAAGTGGAGATTGT TGTCACCAACAACAGTGGGCTTCGCTACTGCCTGAACCCTAATCTGAAAGCAGTGAAAAAGCTCATGGCTTCCATCTT gAAATCAAAAACCTCTACAACAGCCAGACCAACTGAGGTCACTTCCAccccaagcagcagcagcagcagcagcagcacagctcgCAACTGA
- the LOC131981590 gene encoding C-X-C motif chemokine 9-like isoform X2: MSSIIKVFLLLAVVVCLSSAQQDQSDQCLCQRVRNKIISKSDMKDIQIYQATTFCTKVEIVVTNNNGFRYCLNPNLETVKKIMASIISSSSSSSTARN, from the exons ATGTCCAGCATCATCAAAGTGTTTCTGCTCCTGGCTGTCGTGGTCTGCCTCTCCAGTGCCCAGc aagATCAATCAGATCAGTGTCTGTGTCAACGTGTCAGGAATAAAATCATCTCAAAGTCTGACATGAAGGACATCCAGATCTACCAAGCAACCACCTTCTGTACCAAAGTGGAGATTGt TGTCACCAACAACAACGGCTTTCGCTACTGCCTGAACCCTAATCTGGAGACAGTGAAAAAGATCATGGCTTCCATCAT cagcagcagcagcagcagcagcacagctcgCAACTGA
- the LOC131981590 gene encoding C-X-C motif chemokine 6-like isoform X1: protein MSSIIKVFLLLAVVVCLSSAQQDQSDQCLCQRVRNKIISKSDMKDIQIYQATTFCTKVEIVVTNNNGFRYCLNPNLETVKKIMASIISSSSSSSSTARN, encoded by the exons ATGTCCAGCATCATCAAAGTGTTTCTGCTCCTGGCTGTCGTGGTCTGCCTCTCCAGTGCCCAGc aagATCAATCAGATCAGTGTCTGTGTCAACGTGTCAGGAATAAAATCATCTCAAAGTCTGACATGAAGGACATCCAGATCTACCAAGCAACCACCTTCTGTACCAAAGTGGAGATTGt TGTCACCAACAACAACGGCTTTCGCTACTGCCTGAACCCTAATCTGGAGACAGTGAAAAAGATCATGGCTTCCATCAT cagcagcagcagcagcagcagcagcacagctcgCAACTGA
- the LOC131981590 gene encoding C-X-C motif chemokine 9-like isoform X3, with protein MSSIIKVFLLLAVVVCLSSAQQDQSDQCLCQRVRNKIISKSDMKDIQIYQATTFCTKVEIVVTNNNGFRYCLNPNLETVKKIMASIIQTN; from the exons ATGTCCAGCATCATCAAAGTGTTTCTGCTCCTGGCTGTCGTGGTCTGCCTCTCCAGTGCCCAGc aagATCAATCAGATCAGTGTCTGTGTCAACGTGTCAGGAATAAAATCATCTCAAAGTCTGACATGAAGGACATCCAGATCTACCAAGCAACCACCTTCTGTACCAAAGTGGAGATTGt TGTCACCAACAACAACGGCTTTCGCTACTGCCTGAACCCTAATCTGGAGACAGTGAAAAAGATCATGGCTTCCATCAT CCAGACCAACTGA
- the LOC131981589 gene encoding C-X-C motif chemokine 9-like: protein MSSIIKVFLLLAVVVCLSSAQQHQSEQCLCQRVRNRMVSKSDMKDIQIYQATTFCTKVEIVVTNNSGLRYCLNPNLDAVKKLMASIMKPKTSTTARPTEVTSTPSSSSSSSSTARN from the exons ATGTCCAGCATCATCAAAGTGTTTCTGCTCCTGGCTGTCGTGGTCTGCCTCTCCAGTGCCCAAc aaCATCAATCAGAGCAGTGTCTGTGTCAACGTGTCAGGAATAGAATGGTCTCTAAGTCTGACATGAAGGACATCCAGATCTACCAAGCAACCACCTTCTGTACCAAAGTGGAGATTGT TGTCACCAACAACAGCGGCCTTCGCTACTGCCTGAACCCCAATCTGGATGCAGTGAAAAAGCTCATGGCTTCCATCAT GAAACCAAAAACCTCTACAACAGCCAGACCAACTGAGGTCACTTCCAccccaagcagcagcagcagcagcagcagcacagctcgCAACTGA
- the LOC131982104 gene encoding C-X-C motif chemokine 9-like, with protein sequence MSSIIKVFLLLAVVVCLSSAQQHQSDQCLCQRVRNRMVSKSDIKDIQIYQATTFCTKVEIVVTNNSGLRYCLNPNLDAVKKLMASMMKPKTSTTARPTEVTSTPSSSSSSSSTARN encoded by the exons ATGTCCAGCATCATCAAAGTGTTTCTGCTCCTGGCTGTCGTGGTCTGCCTTTCCAGTGCTCAAc aaCATCAATCAGATCAGTGTCTGTGTCAACGTGTCAGGAATAGAATGGTCTCTAAGTCTGACATTAAGGACATCCAGATCTACCAAGCAACCACCTTCTGTACCAAAGTGGAGATTGT TGTCACCAACAACAGCGGCCTTCGCTACTGCCTGAACCCTAATCTGGATGCAGTGAAAAAGCTCATGGCTTCCATGAT gAAACCAAAAACCTCTACAACAGCCAGACCAACTGAGGTCACTTCCAccccaagcagcagcagcagcagcagcagcacagctcgCAACTGA